A genomic region of Halobacteriovorax sp. DA5 contains the following coding sequences:
- a CDS encoding HAD family phosphatase, translating into MQKKIFLISFLSIFLFISCNKNVAPKADLKYWNDTAVTNKIKTYLKDISDEKSKNFIPVSERIAVFDNDGTLWGEYPMYVQFIALLDFYKDIIVGKYDRPNALVDEVLKQFPNVEDKGKLYQALLDMQAGVTNDEYMEYMAKWLETKKHPKLNKKYTELIYAPSVELMRTLEDFGFKVFIVTGGGTHFVRVLNNIVYDLPSYQIVGTKFGKKFSENGKVEFQNEAKLAFLNDKENKPVGILEHIGKVPVFVLGNSDGDFAMGKYATLNSKYKSFVGIIHHDDSAREFAYDRKSHVGKLDKVLTEGDKYFVNLISMKKDFKQIYFSESDKGHRE; encoded by the coding sequence ATGCAAAAAAAAATATTTCTAATTTCCTTTCTATCTATTTTTCTATTTATTTCATGTAACAAAAATGTAGCGCCTAAAGCTGATTTAAAATATTGGAATGATACTGCGGTAACAAATAAGATTAAAACTTATTTGAAAGATATTTCTGATGAAAAATCTAAAAACTTTATTCCTGTTAGTGAAAGAATTGCTGTTTTTGATAATGATGGAACACTTTGGGGCGAGTACCCGATGTATGTTCAATTTATTGCGTTGTTAGACTTCTATAAAGACATCATTGTTGGAAAGTATGATCGACCAAATGCCTTAGTTGATGAAGTCCTTAAGCAGTTTCCTAATGTTGAAGATAAGGGCAAGCTTTATCAGGCCCTACTTGATATGCAAGCTGGTGTTACTAATGACGAGTATATGGAATACATGGCAAAGTGGTTAGAGACTAAGAAGCACCCAAAGTTAAATAAGAAATACACAGAGCTGATCTACGCTCCAAGTGTTGAGCTAATGAGAACGCTTGAAGATTTTGGTTTTAAAGTTTTTATCGTAACAGGTGGGGGAACACACTTTGTTAGGGTTCTAAATAATATTGTATACGACCTTCCTTCATATCAAATTGTTGGAACAAAGTTTGGTAAGAAGTTTTCTGAAAATGGAAAAGTCGAATTTCAAAATGAGGCAAAGCTTGCTTTTTTAAATGACAAAGAAAATAAGCCTGTCGGTATTCTAGAACATATTGGAAAAGTTCCTGTATTTGTTTTAGGGAATTCAGATGGGGACTTTGCAATGGGGAAGTATGCTACTTTAAATTCAAAATATAAATCATTTGTTGGTATTATTCATCACGATGATAGTGCACGTGAGTTTGCCTATGATAGAAAATCACACGTTGGTAAACTTGATAAGGTTCTAACTGAAGGTGATAAATACTTTGTAAATCTAATTAGTATGAAAAAAGATTTTAAGCAGATTTATTTTTCTGAATCAGATAAAGGCCATCGCGAATAG
- a CDS encoding murein L,D-transpeptidase catalytic domain-containing protein — protein sequence MRKVYLMLCMLAVQAYADAVVVNTYEKISTSNYVEEVTNQVNNVVDEAIEDMEMDPVSNPESAVTCNPNTAIDNHAPEAKRVLEEGLKLAEAAARGEDCQFYQRFIDQGVPIEALKQSLLYYKENKNKFKNKNYITIADYSQNSKRKRFFLLDMKTGDVKSYKVSHGSGKVKGVTYADATIADSGRVTRASNHVGRLVRCRVPARAKPQHDQWAMTRPGFFKTGEFYMSSSHDERVKGERGWPTFKASGRNYNGMRLDGLSKGVNDKARSQGVVMHEAYYNRGNIMGRSFGCPAFVPGEGREIMEKISNGSLYYSYVPNEGCRSDYNKALGDVKGWERMCTGRD from the coding sequence GTGAGAAAGGTTTACTTGATGCTTTGTATGCTGGCCGTACAGGCTTATGCTGATGCCGTTGTTGTTAATACTTACGAGAAAATTTCAACCTCAAACTATGTCGAAGAAGTCACTAATCAAGTTAATAATGTCGTCGATGAAGCAATTGAAGATATGGAAATGGACCCTGTTTCAAATCCTGAAAGTGCCGTCACTTGTAATCCAAATACAGCTATAGATAATCACGCTCCTGAGGCAAAGAGAGTTCTTGAAGAAGGACTTAAGTTAGCAGAAGCTGCCGCAAGAGGAGAGGATTGCCAATTCTATCAAAGATTTATCGATCAAGGTGTTCCTATCGAGGCACTTAAGCAGTCACTTCTTTATTATAAAGAGAATAAGAATAAGTTTAAGAATAAAAATTACATAACTATTGCTGACTACTCTCAGAATTCTAAAAGGAAACGCTTTTTTCTACTTGATATGAAAACTGGTGATGTGAAAAGTTATAAGGTTTCTCATGGTAGTGGAAAAGTTAAAGGAGTTACTTACGCTGATGCAACAATTGCTGATAGTGGTAGAGTGACTAGGGCATCAAATCATGTTGGAAGGTTAGTTCGCTGTCGTGTTCCTGCAAGGGCGAAACCTCAACATGACCAATGGGCGATGACGAGACCAGGCTTTTTTAAGACAGGTGAATTCTATATGTCTAGTAGTCACGACGAAAGAGTAAAAGGTGAGAGAGGATGGCCAACTTTCAAAGCATCTGGAAGAAATTATAACGGTATGCGATTAGATGGTCTTTCAAAAGGTGTAAATGATAAGGCCCGATCGCAAGGTGTTGTGATGCATGAGGCTTATTATAACCGCGGTAATATTATGGGAAGAAGCTTTGGTTGTCCTGCATTCGTACCAGGTGAGGGGCGAGAGATCATGGAGAAAATCAGTAACGGCTCCCTCTATTATTCATATGTTCCTAATGAAGGATGCCGTAGTGATTATAACAAGGCCCTGGGCGATGTTAAGGGTTGGGAAAGAATGTGTACAGGACGTGATTAG
- a CDS encoding potassium/proton antiporter → MEQFLNNFLLASSILLLLSIVLSKSSSRFGLPVLVLFLFIGMMAGSDGIGGINFSNYELTHSLSLVALCLIIFNGGFETPFSKVKRDFGRGVVLSSIGVMLTTFLVGGFTHLVTDLGLLESLLIGAILSATDAAAVFAAFKDPTAQVGDVKNILRFESGSNDPMAYFLVSVIIGFIEQGMGDVKTTAIMFISNPIIGLIGGWVTARSFILINNVVKLDFNGLYPPLTMAMLFLGYSLTTKLGGNGFLAVYVFGMMIGNRKILHKNLLSLFFDGVTWLSQIGLFIMLGLLVFPSRLLSIAPAGLFIACFLTFAARPITVFLCLVKSRFNLNEKLFVSWAGLKGATPIVFASFAATHIGEKAHVLFDIVFFVVIVSALMQGSSLKFVAKKLGLIVEQEDETNFPVDLELLEQTKHGIVQLEIRQTDYAVEHRVVDLRLPTGAIVLFIKRHGAFIIPDGATVFEKGDKILLVTKLKEDLEAAQECFVKKKIEDLDEEDDDTQELHAA, encoded by the coding sequence ATGGAGCAGTTTTTAAATAATTTTCTATTGGCATCTTCAATCTTACTTCTTTTAAGTATTGTGCTTAGTAAGTCTTCAAGCCGTTTTGGTTTGCCTGTTCTAGTACTATTTCTCTTCATAGGAATGATGGCCGGTTCTGACGGAATTGGTGGAATCAATTTTAGCAATTATGAGTTAACTCACTCTCTAAGTTTAGTGGCCTTATGCTTGATTATTTTTAATGGAGGTTTTGAAACTCCATTTAGTAAAGTTAAGAGGGACTTTGGGAGAGGTGTTGTTCTTTCTTCAATTGGTGTCATGCTCACAACATTTCTTGTGGGTGGTTTCACACATCTTGTAACGGACTTAGGTTTACTTGAATCACTACTCATTGGTGCCATTTTATCGGCAACAGATGCGGCAGCGGTCTTTGCTGCTTTTAAAGATCCAACTGCACAAGTTGGTGATGTTAAAAATATTCTCCGTTTTGAATCGGGAAGTAACGACCCAATGGCCTACTTTCTTGTTTCAGTCATCATTGGATTTATTGAACAAGGAATGGGGGACGTTAAAACAACAGCAATCATGTTTATTTCAAATCCAATTATTGGTCTAATTGGTGGTTGGGTAACTGCTCGCTCATTCATCTTAATCAATAATGTGGTTAAACTAGATTTTAACGGACTGTATCCACCTCTAACAATGGCCATGTTATTTCTTGGCTACTCTTTGACAACGAAGTTAGGTGGAAATGGATTCTTAGCTGTTTATGTATTTGGAATGATGATTGGTAATAGAAAGATTCTACACAAGAACCTACTATCACTATTCTTTGATGGAGTTACTTGGCTTTCTCAGATTGGACTCTTTATTATGCTAGGGCTACTTGTATTTCCAAGTCGTCTGCTTTCAATCGCTCCAGCTGGACTTTTCATTGCTTGCTTCCTGACATTTGCAGCAAGGCCAATAACTGTTTTCCTATGTTTAGTTAAGAGTCGTTTTAACTTAAATGAAAAGCTCTTTGTCTCTTGGGCAGGGCTCAAAGGTGCAACACCAATTGTTTTTGCAAGTTTTGCAGCTACACATATCGGAGAAAAAGCACACGTCTTATTTGATATTGTATTCTTCGTTGTAATTGTTTCAGCTCTAATGCAAGGTTCATCTTTAAAGTTTGTAGCAAAGAAATTAGGTCTTATTGTTGAGCAAGAAGATGAAACAAACTTTCCTGTGGATCTGGAACTACTGGAACAAACAAAGCATGGTATTGTTCAACTAGAAATTAGACAAACAGATTATGCGGTTGAGCACAGGGTTGTCGATCTACGACTTCCGACAGGGGCAATCGTTCTCTTTATTAAAAGACATGGTGCATTTATTATTCCAGATGGTGCAACAGTTTTTGAAAAAGGGGATAAAATTCTTTTAGTGACTAAACTAAAAGAGGATCTAGAAGCGGCTCAAGAGTGTTTCGTAAAAAAAAAGATTGAAGATTTAGATGAAGAGGATGATGATACACAAGAGTTACATGCGGCCTAA
- a CDS encoding chemotaxis protein CheX, with amino-acid sequence MELIEPFLNALLEVFKKQLNIPLLAGEVHPNYEFKDVVDIVGLIGISSEKINGELALCFNKDSFLTIYNTMFSENQTELNEDISDSAAEFVNMVLGQAKADINKITGLTVERTTPEVIIGESIKNDRITGPRTVTIPFELPVGMNKQVFYMSLTIEE; translated from the coding sequence ATGGAGTTAATCGAACCTTTTTTAAACGCTTTACTTGAAGTGTTTAAAAAGCAACTAAATATCCCTCTTCTGGCAGGAGAGGTCCATCCAAATTATGAATTCAAGGATGTTGTTGATATTGTAGGACTTATTGGAATTAGTAGTGAAAAGATTAACGGAGAGTTAGCACTATGTTTTAATAAGGATAGTTTTTTAACTATTTATAACACAATGTTTTCTGAAAACCAGACAGAGCTAAATGAGGATATTTCAGATTCAGCTGCTGAATTTGTTAATATGGTTTTAGGTCAGGCCAAAGCTGACATTAATAAAATAACAGGACTTACTGTTGAAAGAACAACACCGGAAGTAATCATAGGGGAGAGTATTAAGAATGATCGAATAACAGGACCAAGAACTGTTACGATTCCATTTGAGCTTCCTGTTGGTATGAATAAACAAGTATTTTATATGAGCCTAACAATCGAAGAGTAA
- a CDS encoding YdiY family protein, with amino-acid sequence MKKLLFLALIVGQFTHAQFKSEDEVTFIASGGNTNKKTYDFASRNSYKWDTNTLTFNGTYSYGESDEIVDDEKWSALLRLDHVLSKNVDIYLGDLFESDRFKGFWARNNMEIGFKYKFYDQDDYKMFAELGYRYTRENFVQNEPDSHEQKLRAYYEISKELRKGVNARYWLEYIPSLKNSENYIINMEPSIRMLINSTFSLKAGVIWEYENEPVEGRDQHDYKTTISLLANF; translated from the coding sequence ATGAAGAAATTACTATTTTTGGCCCTTATCGTAGGCCAATTTACTCATGCACAATTTAAATCAGAAGATGAAGTAACATTTATTGCTTCTGGTGGAAATACTAACAAAAAGACATATGACTTTGCATCACGTAACTCTTATAAATGGGATACCAATACCCTGACTTTTAATGGGACATACTCTTATGGTGAGTCCGACGAAATTGTTGATGATGAAAAATGGAGTGCCCTACTAAGACTTGATCACGTACTTTCAAAAAATGTAGATATCTATCTTGGCGACTTATTTGAGTCGGATCGCTTTAAAGGTTTTTGGGCCAGAAATAACATGGAAATAGGTTTTAAGTATAAGTTCTACGATCAAGATGATTATAAAATGTTTGCTGAACTTGGTTATCGTTATACAAGAGAAAATTTTGTTCAAAATGAGCCAGATAGCCACGAACAAAAACTGCGTGCGTATTATGAAATTAGTAAGGAACTTCGAAAAGGTGTGAATGCTCGTTACTGGCTAGAATATATTCCGAGTCTAAAGAATAGTGAAAATTACATTATTAATATGGAGCCATCTATTCGTATGTTAATTAATAGTACTTTTTCTTTAAAAGCTGGTGTTATTTGGGAATACGAAAACGAGCCAGTTGAAGGAAGAGATCAACACGATTACAAAACAACAATTAGTCTTTTGGCGAATTTTTAG
- a CDS encoding O-methyltransferase has translation MENLKEIEKYCLNKSNIPSDLCVELGDYTKDNHPLGRMISGELVASLLGFFIRSNNYKNILEIGTFTGYSALAMAENIPVDGKVITIDKNKKINTFAKSYWDRSEVGKKIEARFGDANLVLKELAGQSFDLIFIDADKGSYKNYLELSLELLSENGMIVVDNVLWNGKVASDIVDPEDKTTNALIEFNNYIESRDDLYKTMLPIRDGLYLIQKNKSA, from the coding sequence GTGGAAAATTTAAAAGAGATTGAAAAATATTGTTTAAATAAATCAAATATCCCAAGTGATCTTTGCGTTGAGCTGGGTGATTATACAAAAGATAATCATCCACTTGGACGCATGATTTCGGGAGAACTGGTCGCTTCCCTTCTGGGCTTCTTTATTCGCTCAAATAATTACAAGAATATTTTAGAGATCGGTACTTTCACAGGCTATTCGGCCTTGGCCATGGCAGAGAATATTCCTGTTGATGGAAAAGTGATTACCATTGATAAGAATAAAAAAATCAATACTTTTGCAAAGTCTTACTGGGATCGTAGCGAAGTAGGTAAGAAAATCGAAGCTCGCTTCGGTGATGCTAACTTAGTTCTAAAAGAGTTAGCAGGACAAAGCTTTGATTTAATTTTCATTGATGCCGACAAAGGAAGTTATAAGAACTACTTAGAACTCTCTTTAGAACTACTCAGTGAAAATGGTATGATTGTTGTGGACAACGTTCTTTGGAATGGCAAGGTCGCTTCTGATATTGTTGACCCTGAGGATAAGACAACCAATGCGCTCATTGAATTTAATAACTATATTGAATCGAGAGATGATCTTTATAAGACCATGCTCCCTATTCGCGATGGCCTTTATCTGATTCAGAAAAATAAATCTGCTTAA
- a CDS encoding MATE family efflux transporter has protein sequence MEARDLTQGSVIKSLFKLSIPIVMANFLQTAYQLTDTFWVGRLGTNAIAALSLSFPVIFLLISMGAGFAVSGTILVSQYTGQKNTKMVSKVCLHTLFIILITSALLAGVAYAVIPYVIRAMTPTVDIQDITISYLRISFIGLIFSYLYMMFQSLYRGVGDVKTPFYIVLFSVILNFIIDPILIMGYGPIKAYGVDGAAYATICTQGLSAVIGLYLLAKGKGGIKIDFTKISFDLSLAKRIIYLGFPASTEQSSRAMAMMVMTFLIATFGDIALAAYGIGIRVLTLMIIPSLGFAMATSTLVGQNIGAGKIERTKVVTSQALWVIFIALSIAGIGFFIFAEQTLQIFVPNEIEVINEGAKFIRIIALTFGLIGVQQVASGAMRGGGSPMISMMVAIVSLWVIRFPIAYVLSKHTSLGQTGIYLSFVVGNILGASIAIFIIKQNRWIKNLTDPITEEERKVIEETIVEDGVIS, from the coding sequence GTGGAAGCTCGTGATCTTACACAAGGATCTGTCATCAAGTCTTTGTTTAAATTATCGATACCAATTGTAATGGCCAATTTTCTACAAACGGCCTATCAACTTACTGATACATTTTGGGTTGGGCGTTTAGGAACAAACGCTATCGCAGCACTCTCTCTTTCTTTTCCTGTTATCTTTCTTTTAATTTCAATGGGCGCAGGCTTTGCTGTTTCTGGTACAATTCTTGTTTCTCAGTATACTGGTCAAAAAAATACTAAGATGGTTTCAAAAGTATGTCTTCATACTTTATTTATTATTCTTATTACTTCGGCTTTATTAGCAGGTGTTGCCTACGCAGTTATTCCTTATGTCATTCGCGCGATGACACCGACCGTGGATATTCAAGATATAACAATATCGTATTTAAGAATCTCATTTATTGGTTTGATTTTTAGTTATCTCTACATGATGTTTCAATCTCTATATCGAGGAGTTGGAGATGTTAAGACACCATTTTATATTGTTCTATTCTCTGTCATATTAAACTTCATCATTGATCCAATCCTAATCATGGGATATGGGCCTATTAAAGCTTATGGTGTAGATGGAGCAGCGTATGCGACTATTTGTACCCAAGGTTTATCAGCAGTTATTGGACTTTATTTACTAGCAAAAGGTAAGGGGGGAATAAAAATTGATTTCACAAAAATCTCTTTTGATCTTTCTTTGGCCAAAAGAATTATATATCTTGGCTTTCCTGCTTCGACAGAACAGTCCTCAAGGGCCATGGCCATGATGGTTATGACTTTTCTAATTGCAACTTTCGGTGATATTGCTCTTGCTGCTTACGGAATCGGAATTCGAGTTTTAACTTTAATGATTATTCCTAGTCTTGGTTTTGCGATGGCGACCTCAACTCTCGTAGGTCAAAATATAGGTGCGGGAAAAATTGAAAGAACGAAAGTTGTTACGAGTCAAGCGCTATGGGTAATATTCATTGCTTTATCAATTGCTGGAATAGGCTTTTTCATATTTGCTGAACAAACACTTCAGATTTTTGTACCGAATGAAATTGAAGTTATAAATGAAGGGGCGAAGTTTATTCGTATCATCGCTCTCACATTCGGTCTAATAGGTGTTCAGCAGGTTGCTTCTGGTGCCATGAGAGGGGGAGGAAGTCCGATGATCTCGATGATGGTGGCCATCGTTTCTTTATGGGTCATTCGTTTTCCAATTGCTTATGTTCTTTCAAAGCATACAAGTCTTGGCCAAACAGGAATCTACTTGTCATTTGTTGTAGGTAATATTCTTGGTGCTTCCATTGCGATTTTTATTATTAAACAGAATCGATGGATTAAGAATCTAACGGATCCAATTACTGAAGAAGAGCGAAAGGTAATAGAAGAAACCATTGTTGAAGATGGTGTAATTTCTTGA
- a CDS encoding mechanosensitive ion channel family protein, which produces MKELLNEANIEKLMNHAAEYGIQFIKVIVVLIIGLKVINFIDRLVDKALQKKEVELSLRGFITSIVSIALKIGLFITIIGMVGVKTTSFITMLGAAGLAFGMSLQGALGNLAGGVLILFFKPFRVGNVIEAQGFIGKVKEIGLFCTILNTADNKTVILPNGSLSSGSIVNYSAEGIRRVDMTFGIGYGDDIKKAKEVLMRLTKEHPMVLDEPEAVVAVAALADSSVNFAVRPWVKSADYWQVMFDMHENVKLEFDKEGITIPFPQRDVHIYQEK; this is translated from the coding sequence ATGAAAGAATTATTAAATGAAGCCAATATTGAAAAATTAATGAATCATGCTGCTGAGTATGGAATTCAATTTATCAAAGTAATTGTCGTCCTAATTATCGGACTTAAAGTTATCAATTTCATCGATAGATTAGTTGATAAAGCGCTACAAAAGAAAGAAGTTGAATTATCTCTAAGAGGTTTTATCACTTCAATCGTAAGTATTGCTCTAAAAATTGGACTATTCATCACTATCATTGGAATGGTGGGAGTTAAGACAACGAGTTTCATTACAATGCTTGGTGCTGCAGGTCTTGCTTTTGGTATGTCTCTACAAGGAGCTCTTGGTAACCTTGCTGGTGGTGTACTTATTCTATTCTTTAAGCCATTTAGAGTTGGAAATGTAATCGAAGCTCAAGGGTTTATTGGTAAGGTAAAAGAGATTGGACTATTTTGCACAATCTTAAATACTGCAGATAATAAAACTGTCATTCTACCAAACGGATCACTTTCATCTGGAAGTATTGTAAACTACTCAGCTGAAGGAATTAGACGCGTTGATATGACTTTTGGAATTGGGTACGGAGACGATATCAAGAAGGCCAAGGAAGTTCTAATGAGACTTACAAAAGAGCATCCAATGGTACTTGATGAACCTGAAGCTGTCGTTGCAGTTGCTGCTCTTGCAGATAGTTCAGTTAACTTTGCTGTTAGGCCATGGGTAAAGTCTGCGGACTACTGGCAAGTTATGTTTGATATGCATGAGAATGTAAAACTAGAGTTTGATAAAGAAGGGATTACGATTCCATTTCCTCAAAGAGATGTTCATATCTATCAAGAAAAATAA